One part of the Sphingobium yanoikuyae genome encodes these proteins:
- a CDS encoding alpha-N-arabinofuranosidase: protein MRTRRALLAATAGLLAGLAGASAPAAAPGNGAVLTVDTGKTGATIDPNIYGQFVEHLGRGVYEGIWVGPDSPIPNVRGIRSDVVAALRQVKVPVIRWPGGCFADGYHWRDGIGPAAQRPAGINAAWDKSAETNAFGTHEYMDFLDQIGAKAFVSVNVGSGSVREADDWMRYMTAPADSQPGKERAANGHAAPWAVPFIGVGNESWGCGGNMTADTYATAFRHYAAFLRAYSGERAKLIAVGADTDDYEWTEKVMAQAMKWRPNPTPLAYNTERPLMWGLSLHFYSFAGNDWRNKGRNIGFGTDQWASALARAHLTDELIRRHAAIMDRYDPKKQVAIAVDEWGAWFDSEKDAPSQLYLESTLRDAVIAGMSLNIFNNHADRVRMANVAQMVNVIQSLVLTQGAKMVVTPTWHVFDLYKVHQNATMIPVDVQAPDYVEGAVRLPGLSVSASKDAAGALHLSIVNLDPAAARPVRIDLKGGAWRKASARTLTAATIDTRIRFEGADPFVPGPLPARLTQGQVALTLPSKSVTLVTVE, encoded by the coding sequence ATGCGGACGCGGCGGGCGCTGCTGGCGGCGACGGCGGGCCTGCTCGCCGGCCTTGCCGGCGCATCGGCCCCGGCGGCTGCGCCCGGCAACGGCGCCGTCCTGACCGTCGACACCGGCAAGACCGGCGCCACCATCGATCCCAATATCTATGGCCAGTTCGTCGAGCATCTGGGCCGTGGCGTCTATGAAGGCATATGGGTCGGGCCGGACAGCCCCATCCCCAATGTGCGCGGCATCCGCAGCGACGTGGTCGCCGCGCTGCGCCAGGTGAAGGTGCCGGTGATCCGCTGGCCGGGCGGCTGCTTTGCCGATGGCTATCATTGGCGCGACGGCATCGGCCCGGCCGCGCAGCGCCCCGCCGGCATCAACGCCGCCTGGGACAAGTCGGCCGAAACCAATGCGTTCGGCACGCATGAATATATGGATTTCCTGGACCAGATCGGCGCCAAGGCCTTCGTGTCGGTCAATGTCGGTTCGGGCAGCGTGCGCGAGGCGGACGACTGGATGCGCTACATGACCGCGCCGGCCGACAGCCAGCCGGGCAAGGAACGCGCCGCCAATGGCCATGCCGCGCCCTGGGCCGTGCCCTTCATCGGCGTCGGCAATGAAAGCTGGGGCTGTGGCGGCAACATGACCGCCGACACCTATGCCACCGCCTTCCGCCATTATGCCGCCTTCCTGCGCGCCTATTCGGGCGAGCGGGCGAAGCTGATCGCGGTGGGCGCGGATACCGACGATTATGAATGGACCGAAAAGGTCATGGCGCAGGCGATGAAATGGCGCCCCAATCCCACGCCGCTCGCCTACAATACCGAACGCCCGCTGATGTGGGGCCTGTCGCTCCATTTCTACAGCTTCGCCGGCAATGACTGGCGCAACAAGGGGCGCAATATCGGCTTTGGCACCGACCAATGGGCCTCCGCGCTGGCCCGCGCCCATCTGACCGACGAACTGATCCGCCGCCATGCCGCGATCATGGACCGCTATGATCCCAAGAAGCAGGTGGCGATCGCCGTCGACGAATGGGGCGCCTGGTTCGACAGCGAGAAGGACGCGCCTTCGCAGCTCTACCTCGAAAGCACGCTGCGCGACGCGGTGATCGCGGGGATGAGCCTCAACATCTTCAACAATCATGCCGACCGGGTGCGCATGGCCAATGTCGCGCAGATGGTGAATGTGATCCAGTCGCTGGTGCTGACCCAGGGCGCCAAGATGGTGGTGACGCCGACCTGGCATGTGTTCGACCTCTACAAGGTCCATCAGAATGCGACGATGATCCCGGTCGATGTGCAGGCGCCCGACTATGTCGAGGGCGCGGTGCGGCTGCCGGGGCTCAGCGTGTCGGCGTCGAAGGATGCGGCGGGCGCGCTGCACCTCAGCATCGTCAATCTCGACCCCGCCGCCGCCCGGCCGGTGCGCATCGACCTGAAAGGGGGCGCCTGGCGCAAGGCCAGCGCCCGGACGCTGACCGCCGCGACCATCGACACCCGCATCCGCTTTGAGGGCGCCGATCCCTTCGTGCCAGGCCCGCTGCCGGCACGGCTGACGCAGGGGCAGGTGGCGCTGACCCTGCCGTCCAAGTCGGTGACATTGGTGACGGTGGAGTAA
- a CDS encoding isocitrate lyase/PEP mutase family protein, with protein sequence MTDTARKRADFRALHQDGFFLLPNAWDAGSAVRLAKKGFRAIASTSAGAAWAAGKDDGELGRDAVLAHLEMLVAATDLPVNADFENGFADVPEDVAANVTLAAQTGIAALSIEDWSGSALYDLPLAVERIAAAREAIDRIDPALMLVGRSENFRVPGMAPSESIARAVAYAEAGADCLFVPFLLDHGAVAELVAAVAPRPVNVVIHDYDAAGIAALAALGVRRCSIGASLAQISWAAFDDAAARLKAAEG encoded by the coding sequence ATGACCGACACCGCCCGCAAACGCGCCGATTTCCGTGCCCTGCACCAGGATGGCTTTTTCCTGCTGCCCAATGCCTGGGACGCGGGCAGCGCGGTGCGGCTGGCGAAGAAGGGTTTTCGCGCGATCGCTTCGACCAGTGCCGGCGCGGCCTGGGCGGCGGGCAAGGATGATGGCGAATTGGGCCGCGACGCGGTGCTGGCGCATCTGGAGATGCTGGTCGCGGCGACCGACCTGCCGGTCAATGCCGATTTCGAGAATGGTTTTGCCGATGTGCCCGAGGATGTCGCCGCCAATGTGACGCTGGCGGCGCAGACCGGCATTGCGGCCCTGTCGATCGAGGACTGGTCGGGCAGCGCGCTCTATGACCTGCCGCTGGCGGTGGAGCGGATCGCGGCCGCGCGCGAGGCGATCGACCGGATCGATCCGGCGCTGATGCTGGTCGGGCGCAGCGAGAATTTCCGCGTGCCCGGCATGGCGCCGAGCGAGAGCATCGCCCGCGCCGTCGCCTATGCGGAGGCGGGCGCCGACTGCCTGTTCGTGCCCTTTCTGCTGGACCATGGCGCCGTCGCCGAACTGGTCGCGGCGGTCGCGCCCAGGCCGGTCAATGTCGTCATCCATGACTATGACGCGGCCGGCATCGCCGCGCTGGCGGCGCTGGGCGTGCGCCGTTGCAGCATCGGCGCCAGCCTGGCCCAGATCAGCTGGGCGGCGTTCGACGATGCGGCCGCACGGTTGAAGGCAGCGGAGGGGTAA
- a CDS encoding ImuA family protein, whose product MSESIKSLAALKRHIAALDRTPAPTAGCARLATGHAGLDAALDGGLLRGRVHELFGAAEEEGAAAGLALILARLAADDAPLLWLRTTASARAGGSPYGPGLAALGLNPARLLIGLMADEAMLLRAAVEGLRCPALGALLIELRGRAPLLDLTASRRLALAAEQSGVTAFLLRVGGNPVPSAAETRWQVAAAPSDPLPGNAPGHSAFALSLLRRRAGPDGLAWRLIWDGEKGAFGDGRHERHEHGQDGQQGGAPLSGALVPLPADRSAADRAA is encoded by the coding sequence ATGAGCGAGTCGATCAAAAGTCTCGCCGCGCTGAAGCGGCATATCGCGGCGCTGGACCGGACGCCAGCGCCGACGGCCGGCTGTGCCCGGCTTGCGACCGGCCATGCCGGGCTGGACGCGGCGCTCGACGGCGGCCTCCTGCGCGGACGCGTGCATGAACTGTTCGGCGCGGCGGAGGAGGAAGGGGCGGCGGCCGGCCTGGCGCTGATCCTCGCCCGGCTGGCGGCGGATGACGCACCTCTGCTCTGGCTGCGCACCACGGCATCGGCCAGGGCGGGCGGATCGCCCTATGGCCCCGGCCTCGCCGCGCTGGGGCTAAACCCGGCCCGGCTGCTGATCGGGCTGATGGCCGATGAGGCGATGCTGCTGCGCGCCGCGGTGGAGGGGCTGCGTTGCCCCGCCCTCGGCGCGCTGCTGATCGAATTGCGCGGGCGCGCCCCGCTGCTGGACCTCACCGCCAGTCGACGACTGGCGCTGGCGGCCGAACAATCGGGCGTCACCGCCTTCCTGCTGCGGGTCGGCGGCAATCCGGTGCCCAGCGCCGCGGAAACCCGCTGGCAGGTGGCGGCCGCCCCATCCGATCCGCTGCCCGGCAATGCGCCGGGGCACAGCGCCTTCGCCCTCAGCCTGCTGCGGCGACGGGCGGGGCCGGACGGGCTGGCCTGGCGGCTGATATGGGATGGCGAAAAGGGGGCTTTTGGAGACGGACGGCATGAACGCCATGAGCATGGACAGGACGGACAGCAGGGCGGCGCGCCGCTATCTGGCGCTCTGGTTCCCCTTCCTGCCGATCGATCGGCTGCGGATCGCGCGGCCTGA
- a CDS encoding Y-family DNA polymerase: MNAMSMDRTDSRAARRYLALWFPFLPIDRLRIARPDLWAAQGDAPAVVVENVRGAMRLATLDADALAAGLAPGMTLADARAREPELRVFEADPHGDQDWLERLCDGCARYTPNAALDSGHGLMLDISGCAHLWDGEAELAQAATDRLERHGMRVRHAIAASPEAAHALARFPAAPAPDEDAAVRRLPVEALELEAESAVALRRAGLRTVGDLAARPAAALAARFGEEAVDALHALLGLGHRPLAPRRPRPAIRVERRFAEPMGSSAHAIKVVAEMAAEAGEQLAERGQGGRRFEAVFFRSDGLAFPIRVETSLPIRDAPAIMRLFQERIDSLSDPLDPGFGFDMLRLTVPRADPMAPTQLALEGGEARKSEGVEALVDRLSIRAGRARIQRLEPRDSHIPEQAQLALPAVEHRAPEGWAPVGEPDDPPMRPLHLFDPPQPIDVIAEVPDGPPHRFRWRRTLHEITRFEGPERIAPQWWQARDGAIEGESTGRTRDYYRVEDARGRRYWIFRHGLYGAETVHPGWYIHGLFA; the protein is encoded by the coding sequence ATGAACGCCATGAGCATGGACAGGACGGACAGCAGGGCGGCGCGCCGCTATCTGGCGCTCTGGTTCCCCTTCCTGCCGATCGATCGGCTGCGGATCGCGCGGCCTGACCTCTGGGCCGCGCAGGGCGATGCGCCCGCGGTGGTGGTGGAAAATGTCCGCGGCGCGATGCGGCTCGCGACGCTGGATGCCGATGCGCTGGCGGCGGGCCTCGCCCCCGGCATGACGCTGGCCGATGCGCGCGCCCGCGAGCCGGAGCTGCGCGTGTTCGAGGCCGATCCCCATGGCGACCAGGACTGGCTGGAGCGCCTGTGCGACGGTTGCGCCCGCTACACCCCCAATGCCGCGCTCGATTCCGGCCATGGCCTGATGCTCGACATCAGCGGTTGCGCCCATCTGTGGGATGGCGAGGCGGAACTGGCGCAGGCTGCGACCGACCGGCTGGAACGGCATGGCATGCGCGTGCGCCACGCCATCGCCGCATCGCCCGAGGCCGCCCATGCACTCGCCCGCTTCCCCGCCGCCCCAGCACCGGACGAGGATGCGGCGGTGCGCCGCCTGCCGGTCGAGGCGCTGGAGCTGGAGGCGGAAAGCGCGGTGGCGCTGCGCCGGGCGGGACTGCGCACCGTCGGCGATCTCGCCGCGCGCCCGGCCGCCGCGCTTGCCGCCCGCTTCGGCGAGGAGGCTGTCGATGCGCTCCATGCGCTGCTGGGCCTGGGCCATCGCCCACTTGCCCCGCGCCGTCCGCGCCCCGCGATCCGGGTCGAACGGCGCTTTGCCGAACCGATGGGCAGCAGCGCCCATGCGATCAAGGTCGTGGCGGAGATGGCGGCGGAAGCGGGCGAACAATTGGCCGAGCGCGGCCAGGGCGGTCGCCGGTTCGAGGCGGTCTTCTTCCGCAGCGATGGCCTCGCCTTCCCGATCCGGGTCGAAACCAGCCTGCCGATCCGCGACGCGCCGGCGATCATGCGGCTGTTCCAGGAACGGATCGACAGCCTGTCCGACCCGCTCGACCCTGGCTTCGGCTTCGACATGCTGCGCCTCACCGTGCCACGCGCCGATCCGATGGCGCCGACCCAGCTCGCGCTCGAAGGGGGCGAGGCCCGCAAGAGCGAGGGGGTGGAGGCGCTGGTCGATCGCCTGTCGATCCGTGCCGGGCGCGCCCGCATCCAGCGGCTGGAGCCGCGCGACAGCCATATTCCCGAACAGGCGCAGCTGGCACTGCCGGCGGTCGAGCATCGCGCACCCGAAGGCTGGGCGCCGGTCGGCGAGCCCGACGACCCGCCGATGCGCCCGCTCCATCTGTTCGATCCGCCCCAGCCGATCGATGTGATCGCGGAAGTACCCGACGGCCCGCCCCATCGTTTCCGCTGGCGCCGCACCCTGCACGAAATCACCCGGTTTGAGGGGCCGGAACGGATCGCGCCGCAATGGTGGCAGGCCAGGGACGGCGCGATCGAGGGCGAAAGCACCGGCCGCACCCGCGACTATTACCGGGTCGAGGATGCGCGCGGCCGCCGCTACTGGATCTTCCGCCACGGCCTCTATGGCGCAGAGACGGTCCATCCCGGCTGGTATATCCACGGCCTGTTCGCATGA
- a CDS encoding error-prone DNA polymerase: MSGRRQPPDPAKPRSIDRRELNAIEAAREKTKPAPPRPAPAEPPFAELVAATNFSFLRGASHASDMVERAMELGLTGIGIADRNSVAGVVRAHVALKKAPEKARAALMKAREEAGLPLMLSPEEEQGCESDLRLVVGARLVFVDGTPDIVAYPRTRRGWGELTKLLTVGNLRSIKGDCILRYEDLTGHLDELQLIVLPYASATEQQAHSHPVDYEFADRPPGEAIRQKHLSLVPPPRPTELEALLLRLHRLAPGRIWLGAALRRDGRDARRLAGFTDLAARTGVPLLATMDALYASPEQRPLQDVLSCIREGTTIARAGRKLEANAERHIHAPAEIAHLFRTCPQAVAETIRFLSTIRFTLDQLRYEYPHEPVPEGWSAQQWLEELTVSAAHARYGPVIPHKVRTLMDEEFKLISERNYAYYFLTVHDIVAFARSKGILCQGRGSAANSMVCFLLGVTSVDPQQHDLLFSRFVSEERDEPPDIDVDFEHERREEVMQYIYERYGRHRAGIAATVIHYRSRSAVREVAKVLGLSEDVATRLSSTVWGSYSGDVGDQRIVEAGFALDNPQIMQLRALIGQLLDAPFPRHLSQHVGGFVLTQNRLDETVPLHHAAMADRSFIEWDKDDIDALGLMKVDILALGMLTCIRKAFDLMRDQGLGDHRLTVDLNSSDPAVYDMLCKGESIGVFQVESRAQINMLPRLRPRTLYDLTVQVAIVRPGPIEGDMVHPYLRRRCGEEKVTYPSPSPQHGPADELKSLLGKTYGVPLFQEQAMKLAITAAEFEPSEANQLRRAMATFRNVGTIHHFREKMINGMTARGYEAEFAARCFKQIEGFGSYGFPESHALSFARLVYVSAWIKCHQPAIFACALLNSQPMGFYAPAQLVRDAREHGVAIHDVDVNMSGWDNGLEPLLRSRRADKGEGTGRALALRLGLRQVDGFREQWAAQMVAARAESGLFTSIEDMARRAGLPARALRLLADADACRSLGQDRRTALWEARRTPSDELPLFAAARRHDRAARELGEEADAMLPAMPLAEQVMDDYAVTRLSLKGHPMQFLRPVFAAEGVLSCAQTSAAKNGARVRTAGVVLVRQRPGKGNAVFITIEDETGITNILLWARLFELQRRPVMASRLMLVEGEVQRSKEGVVHLMASRIHDRTADLNRLSQSEPPIQAAPAARHPRDVRILPKSRDFH, from the coding sequence ATGAGCGGCCGGCGCCAACCGCCCGATCCCGCCAAACCCCGATCGATCGACCGGCGCGAATTGAACGCGATCGAAGCAGCCCGAGAAAAAACCAAACCCGCCCCGCCGCGCCCGGCACCGGCCGAGCCCCCCTTCGCCGAGCTGGTCGCTGCCACCAATTTCTCCTTCCTGCGCGGCGCCTCCCACGCCAGCGACATGGTGGAACGCGCCATGGAATTGGGCCTCACCGGCATCGGCATTGCCGACCGCAACAGCGTCGCCGGCGTGGTCCGCGCCCATGTCGCCCTCAAAAAGGCCCCGGAAAAGGCGCGCGCCGCCCTGATGAAGGCCAGGGAAGAGGCCGGTCTGCCGCTCATGCTCAGCCCGGAAGAGGAACAGGGCTGCGAGAGCGACCTGCGCCTGGTGGTCGGCGCCCGGCTGGTGTTCGTCGACGGCACGCCCGACATCGTCGCCTATCCGCGTACCCGGCGCGGCTGGGGCGAACTCACCAAATTGCTGACGGTCGGCAATCTCCGCTCGATCAAGGGCGACTGCATCCTGCGCTATGAGGATCTGACCGGTCATCTCGACGAATTGCAGCTGATCGTCCTGCCCTATGCCAGCGCGACCGAGCAGCAGGCCCATTCCCATCCGGTCGACTATGAATTTGCCGATCGGCCGCCCGGCGAGGCGATCCGCCAGAAGCATCTGAGCCTGGTGCCGCCGCCGCGCCCGACCGAACTGGAAGCCCTGTTGCTGCGCCTCCATCGCCTGGCCCCTGGTCGCATCTGGCTGGGCGCCGCGCTGCGCCGCGACGGGCGCGATGCGCGGCGGCTGGCCGGTTTCACCGATCTGGCGGCGCGGACCGGCGTTCCGCTGCTGGCAACGATGGATGCGCTTTACGCCAGTCCCGAACAGCGGCCGCTGCAGGATGTGCTGAGCTGCATTCGCGAGGGCACGACTATCGCCAGGGCGGGCAGGAAGCTGGAGGCCAATGCCGAGCGCCATATCCATGCCCCGGCCGAGATCGCCCATCTGTTCCGCACCTGTCCGCAGGCGGTGGCCGAAACGATCCGCTTCCTCTCCACCATCCGCTTCACCCTGGACCAGCTGCGCTACGAATATCCGCACGAGCCGGTGCCGGAGGGCTGGAGCGCGCAGCAATGGCTGGAGGAACTGACCGTCAGCGCCGCCCATGCCCGCTACGGCCCGGTCATCCCCCACAAGGTGCGCACGCTGATGGACGAGGAGTTCAAGCTGATCAGCGAGCGCAACTATGCCTATTATTTCCTGACCGTACACGACATCGTCGCCTTCGCGCGCAGCAAGGGCATATTGTGCCAGGGGCGCGGGTCGGCGGCCAATTCGATGGTCTGCTTCCTGCTGGGCGTGACCTCGGTCGACCCGCAACAGCATGACCTGCTCTTTTCCCGCTTCGTGTCGGAGGAGCGGGACGAGCCACCCGACATCGACGTCGATTTCGAACATGAGCGGCGCGAGGAAGTGATGCAATATATCTATGAGCGCTATGGCCGCCATCGCGCGGGCATCGCCGCGACCGTCATCCATTATCGCTCGCGCAGCGCCGTGCGCGAAGTGGCCAAGGTGCTGGGCCTCAGCGAAGATGTCGCGACCCGCCTCTCCAGCACCGTCTGGGGCAGCTATTCGGGCGATGTCGGCGACCAGCGCATCGTCGAGGCCGGCTTCGCGCTCGACAACCCGCAAATCATGCAGCTCCGTGCGCTGATCGGCCAGTTGCTGGACGCCCCCTTCCCCCGTCACCTGTCCCAGCATGTCGGCGGCTTCGTGCTGACCCAGAATCGGCTCGACGAGACGGTGCCGCTCCATCATGCGGCGATGGCCGACCGCAGCTTCATCGAATGGGACAAGGATGACATCGACGCGCTCGGCCTGATGAAGGTCGACATATTGGCGCTCGGGATGCTGACCTGCATTCGCAAGGCGTTCGATCTGATGCGCGACCAGGGGCTGGGCGACCATCGCCTGACCGTAGACCTCAATTCCAGCGATCCGGCCGTCTATGACATGCTCTGCAAGGGCGAGAGCATCGGCGTGTTCCAGGTCGAAAGCCGGGCGCAGATCAACATGCTGCCGCGCCTCAGGCCGCGCACCCTCTATGACCTGACCGTGCAGGTGGCGATCGTGCGGCCCGGCCCGATCGAGGGCGACATGGTCCATCCCTATCTGCGCCGCCGCTGTGGCGAGGAAAAGGTGACCTATCCCTCGCCCAGCCCGCAACATGGCCCGGCGGATGAACTCAAGAGCCTGCTCGGCAAGACCTATGGCGTCCCCCTGTTCCAGGAACAGGCGATGAAACTCGCCATTACGGCCGCCGAATTTGAACCTTCCGAAGCCAACCAGCTGCGTCGCGCGATGGCGACCTTTCGCAATGTCGGCACCATCCATCATTTCCGCGAGAAGATGATCAACGGCATGACCGCGCGCGGTTATGAGGCGGAGTTCGCCGCGCGCTGCTTCAAGCAGATCGAAGGGTTCGGCAGCTATGGCTTTCCCGAAAGCCATGCCCTGTCCTTCGCCCGGCTGGTCTATGTCTCGGCCTGGATCAAATGCCACCAGCCCGCCATCTTCGCCTGCGCCCTGCTCAATTCCCAGCCGATGGGCTTCTATGCCCCGGCCCAGCTGGTCCGCGACGCGCGCGAGCATGGCGTCGCCATCCATGATGTCGACGTCAATATGAGCGGCTGGGACAATGGCCTGGAACCGCTGTTGCGCAGCCGCCGCGCGGACAAGGGCGAAGGCACCGGCCGGGCGCTGGCGCTGCGCCTTGGCCTGCGCCAGGTCGACGGTTTCCGTGAACAATGGGCAGCGCAGATGGTGGCGGCACGGGCGGAGAGCGGCCTCTTCACCAGTATCGAGGATATGGCCCGGCGCGCCGGCCTGCCCGCGCGGGCGCTGCGGCTGCTGGCCGATGCCGATGCCTGCCGCTCGCTGGGGCAGGACCGGCGCACCGCTTTATGGGAGGCGCGGCGCACCCCGTCGGACGAACTGCCGCTGTTCGCCGCCGCCCGCCGGCATGATCGCGCCGCGCGTGAACTGGGGGAGGAGGCGGATGCGATGCTGCCCGCCATGCCGCTCGCCGAACAGGTGATGGACGATTATGCGGTGACCCGCCTCTCGCTCAAGGGCCATCCGATGCAGTTCCTGCGCCCGGTGTTCGCGGCCGAAGGCGTGCTGAGCTGCGCCCAGACCAGCGCGGCGAAGAATGGCGCGCGCGTCCGCACCGCCGGCGTGGTGCTGGTGCGCCAGCGGCCGGGCAAGGGCAATGCCGTCTTCATCACCATCGAGGATGAGACCGGCATCACCAATATCCTGCTCTGGGCGCGCCTGTTCGAGCTGCAGCGCCGCCCGGTCATGGCCAGCCGGCTGATGCTGGTCGAGGGCGAGGTGCAGCGCAGCAAGGAGGGCGTCGTTCATCTGATGGCCAGCCGCATCCATGACCGCACCGCCGACCTCAACCGATTGTCGCAATCCGAACCGCCGATACAGGCCGCCCCTGCCGCCCGTCACCCCCGCGACGTGCGCATCCTGCCCAAATCGCGCGACTTCCATTGA
- a CDS encoding 2-hydroxyacid dehydrogenase, translating to MEGMTDQTRPTIVAYGPLYPYLTDQLEQRFTVHNVTADADMSALPAEVLEARALVSFGSVGAPATIMDALPKLEMIGLFSVGYDKVDVDHARAKGVRVTNTPDVLTDDVADLAVGLLYATVRNIAANDQLVRSGGWARGEKPALAGRVTGATIGILGLGRIGRAIAKRLEPVAGEILYHNRKPAADTAYRYVADAIDFARQSDVIIVATSGGPEAAKLVDGAMLDALGPDGVIVNISRGGVIDEAAMVDRLADRRIAGAGLDVFAHEPHVPEALFAMDHVVLQPHQGSATVHTRKAMADLVVANLDAWFAGEALLTPVV from the coding sequence ATGGAGGGCATGACCGATCAGACCCGTCCGACCATCGTCGCCTATGGCCCGCTCTATCCCTATCTGACCGACCAGCTGGAGCAGCGCTTCACCGTCCATAATGTGACGGCGGACGCGGATATGTCCGCGCTGCCGGCCGAGGTGCTGGAGGCGCGCGCGCTGGTCAGCTTCGGATCGGTCGGGGCGCCCGCCACCATCATGGACGCGCTGCCGAAGCTGGAGATGATCGGGCTATTCTCGGTCGGTTATGACAAGGTCGATGTCGACCATGCCCGCGCCAAGGGCGTCCGCGTCACCAACACGCCCGATGTGCTGACCGACGATGTCGCGGACCTGGCCGTCGGCCTTCTCTATGCGACGGTGCGCAACATCGCGGCCAATGACCAGCTGGTGCGATCGGGCGGCTGGGCGCGGGGCGAGAAGCCGGCGCTGGCGGGTCGGGTGACCGGCGCGACCATCGGCATATTGGGGCTCGGCCGGATCGGCCGGGCGATCGCAAAGCGGCTGGAGCCGGTGGCGGGCGAGATCCTCTATCATAACCGCAAGCCGGCGGCCGACACCGCCTATCGCTATGTCGCCGACGCGATCGACTTTGCGCGCCAGAGCGATGTGATCATCGTCGCCACGTCGGGCGGGCCGGAAGCGGCCAAGCTGGTCGACGGCGCGATGCTGGACGCGCTCGGGCCGGACGGCGTGATCGTCAATATCAGCCGGGGCGGCGTGATCGACGAGGCGGCGATGGTCGACCGGCTGGCCGACCGGCGCATCGCCGGCGCGGGGCTGGACGTGTTCGCGCACGAACCGCATGTGCCCGAAGCGCTGTTCGCGATGGACCATGTCGTGCTGCAACCCCATCAGGGCAGCGCCACCGTCCACACCCGCAAGGCGATGGCCGACCTGGTGGTCGCCAATCTGGACGCCTGGTTTGCCGGAGAGGCGCTGCTGACCCCGGTGGTGTAG
- the metX gene encoding homoserine O-acetyltransferase MetX, producing MASVSPDTRFGLRRQARLPGPLPLSSGASLSPVDIAYESYGQMNADKSNVILICHALTGDQYVASDHPVTGKPGWWWRMVGEGKPVDPARHFIICSNVIGSCMGSSGPASIDPALGDPYAMRFPVLTIADMVRAQAMLLDHLGVDRLAAVIGGSMGGMQALTWPTLFPDRVERCVVIASTARHSAQNIAFHEVGRQAIMADPLWRGGDYYADGKVPSAGLAVARMAAHITYLSEAGLTEKFGRRLQGRDAKTFGFDADFQVESYLRHQGLSFVERFDANSYLYITRAMDYYDIAEDHGGSLAKAFTATRARFCLVSFDTDWLYPTAESRAIVHALNASGAQASFVELSSPFGHDAFLLESPELNRVVDGFLRGGRA from the coding sequence ATGGCCAGCGTTTCCCCTGACACACGTTTCGGCCTGCGCCGCCAGGCCCGCCTTCCCGGCCCGCTGCCGCTGTCGAGCGGCGCCAGCCTGTCCCCGGTCGACATCGCCTATGAAAGCTATGGGCAGATGAATGCGGACAAATCCAACGTCATCCTGATCTGCCACGCGCTGACCGGCGACCAATATGTCGCGTCGGATCATCCGGTCACCGGCAAGCCCGGCTGGTGGTGGCGGATGGTGGGCGAGGGCAAGCCGGTCGATCCGGCGCGCCATTTCATCATCTGCTCCAACGTCATCGGCAGCTGCATGGGATCGTCCGGCCCCGCCAGCATCGATCCGGCGCTGGGCGATCCCTATGCGATGCGCTTCCCGGTGCTGACCATCGCCGACATGGTGCGGGCGCAGGCCATGCTGCTCGACCATCTGGGCGTCGATCGGCTGGCGGCGGTGATCGGCGGGTCGATGGGCGGCATGCAGGCGCTGACCTGGCCCACCCTCTTCCCCGACCGGGTCGAACGCTGCGTCGTCATCGCCTCGACCGCGCGGCACAGCGCGCAGAATATCGCCTTTCACGAAGTCGGGCGCCAGGCGATCATGGCCGATCCGCTCTGGCGCGGCGGCGACTATTATGCCGATGGCAAGGTGCCGAGCGCCGGCCTCGCCGTCGCCCGCATGGCGGCGCATATCACCTATCTCTCCGAAGCGGGCCTGACCGAGAAATTCGGCCGCCGGCTACAGGGCCGTGACGCCAAGACCTTCGGCTTCGACGCGGACTTCCAGGTGGAGTCCTATCTGCGGCATCAGGGATTGAGCTTCGTCGAACGGTTCGACGCCAATAGCTATCTCTACATCACCCGCGCCATGGACTATTATGACATAGCCGAGGATCATGGCGGATCGCTGGCCAAAGCATTCACCGCGACGCGGGCGCGCTTCTGCCTCGTCAGCTTCGACACCGACTGGCTCTATCCCACCGCCGAATCCCGCGCGATCGTCCATGCGCTCAACGCCTCGGGCGCGCAGGCCAGCTTCGTCGAACTGTCCAGCCCCTTCGGCCACGACGCCTTCCTGCTCGAAAGCCCGGAATTGAACCGGGTGGTCGACGGCTTCCTGCGCGGTGGCCGGGCATGA